The Sphaerospermopsis torques-reginae ITEP-024 genome has a window encoding:
- a CDS encoding chloride channel protein: MTLLPPTQLRKVTQPVAFPTSSARLTHLINRLQPSPETVVLFLAMLIGGGTGMGVVTFHYLIELIHHLMLENFLGQIGVWGGWTLACVPTLGGLIVGLMRWRTQDFGPGLSSLIALSQGGEVKQQLRPVTKMIAAAVSLGSGASLGPEGPSVEIGTNFGVLLSDVLQVSQERQRLLLGAGAAAGLAAGFNAPIAGVFFALEVVMGATSFATSAVSVVLLAAVVAALIAQIGLGSQPAFALPAYQVRSPLELPLYLGLGLGASLVALTYKQSIHLAKELLSGRFKGFEFLAKIPKPIQPIIGGAIVGLVALQYPQILGIGYGTVQAMLQDQEFSLNLLLVLIGLKLLMTAVSSASGFVGGLFAPAMFLGASFGSAYAKVLALIFPAVAEYMAAPPAYAMVGMAAVLAGSVRAPLTAILMLFELTRDYRIVLPLMAAVGLSVWLVERIKPTVNSNSNLQQIGLSELKDEQVEIVQQISVADAMHSYPKKMPANLGVLEAAMEMIRDRSPSALVIDANEQLVGIISLDDINRTLSLWENYQHSPGEIQPNFSSQTLIDICTTDILYAWQDEPLSEALDRMALRGLHQLPVVARNNPDCILGLLEKEQIALTCNLAATRKALQHYLPMLPTTDIVIGH; the protein is encoded by the coding sequence ATGACTCTCTTGCCTCCTACACAACTGAGGAAAGTAACTCAGCCAGTTGCTTTTCCCACATCTTCTGCTCGTTTAACTCATCTGATCAATCGTCTTCAGCCATCCCCTGAAACAGTGGTGCTGTTTTTAGCCATGCTCATTGGTGGTGGTACGGGTATGGGTGTGGTAACTTTTCATTATCTCATCGAGTTGATTCATCACTTGATGCTGGAAAATTTTTTGGGACAGATAGGAGTCTGGGGTGGTTGGACTTTAGCTTGTGTTCCTACCCTGGGCGGATTAATTGTAGGTTTAATGCGTTGGCGTACTCAAGATTTTGGACCTGGACTTTCATCTTTAATTGCTTTATCTCAGGGTGGAGAAGTTAAGCAACAATTACGACCTGTTACTAAGATGATAGCTGCTGCTGTTTCTTTAGGTAGTGGTGCATCTTTGGGTCCAGAAGGTCCAAGTGTGGAAATTGGTACTAATTTTGGGGTGTTGTTATCAGATGTGCTGCAAGTTTCTCAAGAGAGACAGCGGTTGCTTTTAGGTGCTGGTGCGGCTGCTGGTTTAGCAGCTGGGTTTAATGCTCCCATTGCTGGGGTATTTTTTGCTCTAGAAGTAGTTATGGGAGCTACATCTTTTGCTACTTCTGCCGTGAGTGTGGTGTTACTTGCAGCGGTAGTAGCAGCTTTAATTGCTCAAATTGGTTTGGGTTCTCAACCTGCTTTTGCTTTACCTGCTTACCAAGTCCGTAGTCCTTTGGAACTACCGCTTTATCTGGGTTTAGGTTTGGGCGCAAGTTTAGTTGCTTTGACTTATAAACAATCTATTCATTTAGCTAAAGAGTTGTTGTCAGGACGGTTTAAAGGATTTGAATTTTTAGCCAAGATTCCTAAACCTATTCAACCAATTATTGGTGGTGCAATAGTTGGTTTAGTGGCTTTGCAATACCCACAAATTTTAGGTATTGGTTATGGAACTGTACAAGCAATGTTGCAAGATCAAGAGTTTTCCTTGAATTTGTTACTTGTACTTATAGGGTTGAAACTGCTGATGACGGCAGTTAGTTCTGCTAGTGGTTTTGTAGGTGGTTTGTTTGCGCCAGCAATGTTTCTGGGTGCATCTTTTGGATCTGCCTATGCTAAAGTTTTGGCTTTGATATTTCCCGCAGTTGCTGAATATATGGCTGCTCCTCCAGCTTATGCAATGGTGGGTATGGCCGCTGTTTTGGCGGGTAGTGTGAGAGCGCCTTTAACAGCTATTTTAATGTTGTTTGAATTAACTCGTGACTACCGAATTGTTTTACCTTTGATGGCTGCGGTGGGTTTAAGTGTCTGGTTAGTAGAAAGAATTAAACCAACTGTTAATTCTAATTCCAATCTACAACAGATTGGCCTTTCAGAATTAAAAGATGAGCAGGTGGAAATTGTACAGCAAATTTCTGTAGCAGATGCTATGCACTCTTATCCTAAAAAAATGCCGGCAAACCTTGGGGTTTTGGAGGCTGCTATGGAAATGATCCGCGATCGCTCACCCAGTGCTTTAGTCATTGATGCCAATGAACAATTAGTCGGTATTATTTCTCTGGACGATATTAACCGCACTCTTTCTCTTTGGGAAAATTACCAACATTCTCCTGGTGAAATACAGCCTAATTTTTCTAGTCAAACACTCATAGATATCTGTACCACTGACATTCTCTATGCTTGGCAAGATGAACCTTTATCTGAAGCTTTAGACCGTATGGCGCTGCGAGGTTTGCATCAGCTACCAGTGGTAGCAAGAAACAACCCCGACTGCATTTTAGGTTTACTCGAAAAAGAGCAAATCGCTTTAACTTGCAATTTAGCAGCTACGCGCAAAGCTTTACAGCACTATTTACCAATGTTGCCAACAACCGATATAGTTATTGGTCATTAG
- a CDS encoding AbrB family transcriptional regulator, which produces MPKQKKNDPLVGEELLQKVKELENESKEEKAKQCGYYTVTKNGIERVNMMKFLNALIDAEGIELDSTPGANGRGGRSASYRISVQSNNNLLIGSAYTKQMNLKPGDEFIITLGKKHIRLRQVDPEDREDGEVEEATA; this is translated from the coding sequence ATGCCTAAACAGAAAAAAAATGACCCCCTTGTTGGTGAAGAACTGCTCCAAAAAGTTAAGGAGCTAGAGAACGAAAGCAAGGAAGAGAAAGCTAAACAGTGTGGCTACTATACTGTTACCAAAAATGGTATAGAGCGCGTGAATATGATGAAATTCTTGAATGCCTTAATTGATGCCGAGGGCATTGAGTTGGACAGTACACCAGGTGCTAATGGACGTGGTGGACGCAGTGCCAGCTATAGAATTAGCGTGCAGTCTAACAACAATTTACTCATAGGTTCAGCTTATACAAAACAGATGAATCTTAAACCTGGAGATGAATTTATCATTACCTTAGGCAAGAAGCATATTCGACTACGCCAAGTAGATCCAGAAGACAGAGAAGATGGTGAAGTAGAAGAAGCTACAGCTTAA
- a CDS encoding Rrf2 family transcriptional regulator — MKLTTRGHYSVKALLDLSLQPKYGPVSVRAIAKRQDIPAPYLEKLLIEMRRAGLVNSIRGSVGGYQLAREPAQISIGQILEAAGENMTHIPLNSPPPAQAEDWVTFTLWQRLNQKLKEALYSITLADLYYDARSWQASLGEEASFVV, encoded by the coding sequence ATGAAATTAACCACGAGAGGACACTATAGTGTTAAGGCATTGCTGGATTTAAGTTTACAGCCGAAATATGGACCTGTATCTGTCAGAGCGATCGCTAAACGTCAAGATATTCCGGCTCCCTATTTGGAAAAGCTGCTAATAGAAATGCGCCGCGCTGGGTTAGTCAACTCAATTCGTGGCAGTGTTGGTGGCTATCAATTAGCAAGAGAACCTGCACAAATTTCTATAGGACAAATTTTAGAGGCTGCTGGGGAAAATATGACTCACATACCTCTGAACAGTCCACCACCTGCTCAAGCGGAAGATTGGGTAACTTTTACTCTGTGGCAAAGACTGAACCAAAAGTTAAAAGAAGCTTTGTATAGTATTACTCTGGCAGACCTTTATTATGATGCCCGCAGTTGGCAAGCATCTCTAGGGGAAGAAGCAAGTTTTGTAGTTTAG
- the cbiB gene encoding adenosylcobinamide-phosphate synthase CbiB, producing MTNNIYILIIAALLDYLIGDPWGWPHPVRVMGWLISGLSTFLLKHCQSSQIQRLAGIVLAIILIIGSGLSGWLIVQIARWLHPLLGIVVESILLASCFALHSLRKAAVDVIQPLTKGNLESARQILSNYVGRDTENLSETEVLRAILETVTENATDGVMAPLFYAIVGALIPLVGPVPLALAYKASSTLDSMVGYREAPYTYIGWFSAKLEDCLTWVPCRLTVMTLGLLSIKPLYVWRICRRDAIQDPSPNSGWSECAYAAILGVQMGGINWYRGVAKHKPLLGDAIYPITPTSIFQALQLTRYSFLLWLGVGIFLIHNS from the coding sequence ATGACTAATAACATCTATATATTAATTATTGCGGCTTTGTTAGATTACCTAATTGGTGATCCTTGGGGTTGGCCTCATCCAGTGCGAGTGATGGGGTGGTTAATTTCTGGTTTAAGTACATTTTTGCTTAAACACTGTCAAAGTTCTCAAATACAACGTCTAGCTGGAATTGTACTTGCTATTATCCTCATTATTGGCAGCGGTTTATCTGGTTGGTTAATAGTTCAAATTGCCAGATGGTTACATCCATTGTTAGGAATTGTGGTGGAGAGCATTCTGTTAGCTAGTTGTTTTGCTCTTCATAGTTTGCGAAAAGCTGCTGTGGATGTTATCCAACCTTTAACAAAAGGTAACTTAGAATCAGCACGACAGATTTTAAGTAATTATGTAGGTCGGGATACTGAAAATCTCTCAGAAACAGAAGTTTTGCGAGCAATTCTGGAAACGGTGACGGAAAATGCTACTGATGGGGTCATGGCTCCTTTGTTTTATGCAATTGTGGGTGCATTAATACCATTGGTTGGACCTGTGCCTTTAGCACTAGCATATAAAGCCAGTAGTACCTTAGATTCAATGGTAGGTTATCGAGAAGCACCTTATACTTATATTGGTTGGTTCAGTGCTAAGTTAGAAGACTGTTTAACTTGGGTTCCTTGTCGGTTAACAGTGATGACTTTAGGGCTGTTATCAATTAAACCTTTATATGTTTGGCGTATTTGTCGTCGGGATGCTATTCAAGATCCTAGTCCTAATTCTGGTTGGAGTGAGTGCGCCTATGCTGCTATTTTAGGTGTGCAGATGGGAGGTATAAACTGGTATCGTGGAGTAGCTAAACATAAACCACTCTTGGGAGATGCTATTTATCCCATTACCCCAACTTCGATTTTCCAAGCTTTACAATTAACTCGATATTCGTTTTTATTATGGTTGGGAGTAGGAATATTTTTAATTCATAATTCATAA
- the pyrR gene encoding bifunctional pyr operon transcriptional regulator/uracil phosphoribosyltransferase PyrR, protein MSTKVVEILSSEELRRTLNRLASQIVERTRDLSQLVLLGIHTRGVPLANLLARQIETLEGISVDVGALDITFYRDDLDKIGLRTPAKTDIPFDLTGKTVVLVDDVIFKGRTIRAALNAVNEYGRPEVIRLAVLVDRGHRELPIHPDFLGKKLPTAKEEIVKVYLQDEDGRDAVELIGN, encoded by the coding sequence ATGTCTACCAAAGTCGTTGAAATTCTCTCATCAGAAGAACTGCGTCGTACTTTAAACCGTCTTGCGTCTCAAATTGTGGAGAGGACGCGAGATTTGTCACAATTGGTACTTTTGGGTATTCATACTAGAGGTGTGCCGTTAGCCAATTTATTGGCACGTCAAATAGAAACTCTTGAAGGTATCAGTGTGGATGTTGGAGCATTAGATATTACATTTTATCGTGATGATTTAGATAAAATTGGTTTAAGAACTCCAGCGAAAACCGATATTCCTTTTGACTTGACAGGGAAAACTGTTGTTTTGGTAGATGATGTCATTTTTAAAGGTAGGACAATTCGCGCTGCTTTAAATGCAGTTAATGAGTATGGTAGACCTGAGGTTATTCGTTTAGCTGTATTAGTAGATAGGGGTCATCGGGAATTACCTATTCATCCTGATTTTTTGGGTAAAAAATTGCCTACTGCTAAGGAAGAAATTGTCAAAGTTTATTTACAAGATGAGGATGGAAGGGATGCAGTGGAGTTAATTGGTAATTGA
- a CDS encoding hybrid sensor histidine kinase/response regulator, producing the protein MNDRLIKVLLIDDDEDDYILTRDWFQEFQVTGCELEWVESYQLAREAIARHQHDIYLIDYRLGADNGLELLREAINNGCNCPFILLTGQGDRHIDLEAMKTGAVDYLEKSQLTAPLLERSIRYAIERKQTEHKIRQQAALLDVATDAIFVGDLDDQILFWNKAAEHLYGWSQEEALTKKIQHLCPEKNFSQISEALKILLKHGSWEGELEQISKCGKTIIVASRWTLVPAFGNKPQSILVVNTDITQKKQLEQQFLRTQRLESIGTLASGIAHDLNNVLAPILMTAQILETQVKDERARRLIPILISNAKRGANLVKQVLSFAKGMDGDRTILQLKHLLIEIQQIIQETFPKNMEVITQIPQNLWTVSGDATQLHQVLMNLCVNARDAMPNGGTLTITAENLLVDENYAQIHIDAQAKPYVVITVTDTGIGIKSTIIDRIFEPFFTTKEFGQGTGLGLSTVLGIVKSHGGFINVYSEEKKGSQFKIYLPAQDTNEILEETEISLPQGNGEMILVVDDESAICEITKTSLESYNYQVITARDGIEAIALYVEHRDQIALVLTDIFMPSMDGLTSIRTMKKINPNIKIIAVSGLAPSDKVNAVYDMGVNAFLCKPFTATQLLQTISAVNS; encoded by the coding sequence ATGAATGACAGACTCATTAAAGTTTTGTTAATTGATGATGATGAAGATGATTATATTTTAACCCGTGATTGGTTTCAGGAATTTCAAGTAACTGGTTGTGAGTTAGAATGGGTGGAGAGTTATCAATTAGCTAGGGAAGCGATCGCTCGACACCAACATGATATCTATTTAATAGATTATCGTTTAGGGGCAGATAATGGTTTAGAACTGTTGCGTGAAGCTATTAATAATGGTTGTAATTGTCCTTTTATTTTACTCACAGGTCAAGGAGATCGACACATAGACTTGGAAGCTATGAAAACCGGAGCAGTCGATTATTTAGAAAAAAGTCAATTAACTGCACCTTTATTAGAACGTTCGATCCGCTACGCCATTGAACGCAAACAAACAGAACACAAAATTCGCCAACAAGCAGCTTTACTTGATGTCGCTACAGACGCTATTTTTGTAGGTGATTTAGATGACCAAATTTTATTTTGGAACAAAGCCGCTGAACATCTATATGGTTGGAGTCAAGAAGAAGCCCTGACAAAAAAAATCCAGCATCTTTGTCCAGAAAAAAATTTTTCTCAAATTTCAGAAGCATTAAAAATACTCCTGAAACATGGTTCTTGGGAAGGAGAACTGGAGCAAATTAGCAAATGTGGTAAAACAATAATCGTTGCTAGTCGTTGGACTTTAGTACCCGCATTTGGAAACAAGCCCCAATCTATTTTAGTTGTTAACACTGATATTACCCAAAAAAAGCAATTAGAACAGCAATTTTTACGCACCCAAAGACTAGAAAGTATAGGCACTTTAGCTAGTGGTATTGCCCACGATTTAAATAATGTCCTCGCACCTATTTTAATGACAGCGCAAATTTTGGAAACTCAAGTGAAGGACGAACGCGCTCGACGACTAATACCTATATTAATTAGCAATGCTAAACGCGGTGCAAATTTAGTTAAACAAGTATTATCTTTTGCTAAGGGAATGGATGGCGATCGCACTATTTTACAATTAAAACATTTACTCATTGAAATTCAGCAAATTATTCAAGAAACATTTCCTAAAAACATGGAAGTTATCACCCAAATTCCCCAAAATCTTTGGACTGTATCTGGTGATGCTACTCAATTACATCAAGTGTTAATGAATTTATGTGTTAATGCCCGTGATGCTATGCCCAACGGTGGTACATTAACAATCACTGCCGAAAATCTTTTAGTTGATGAAAATTACGCCCAAATCCACATTGATGCTCAAGCTAAACCTTATGTTGTCATTACTGTGACTGATACAGGAATTGGGATTAAATCTACGATTATAGACCGGATATTTGAACCATTTTTTACTACCAAAGAATTTGGTCAAGGTACTGGGTTAGGTCTTTCCACAGTATTGGGAATTGTCAAAAGTCATGGTGGTTTTATCAATGTTTATAGTGAAGAAAAAAAAGGCAGTCAATTTAAAATTTATTTACCTGCACAAGATACCAACGAAATTTTAGAAGAAACTGAAATATCTTTACCGCAAGGTAATGGAGAAATGATCTTAGTTGTCGATGATGAATCTGCAATTTGTGAAATTACAAAAACATCACTTGAAAGCTATAATTATCAAGTAATTACCGCCCGTGATGGCATTGAAGCTATTGCCCTATATGTAGAACATCGTGATCAAATAGCCTTAGTTTTAACTGATATATTCATGCCATCAATGGATGGACTTACCAGCATCCGTACCATGAAAAAAATTAATCCCAATATCAAAATTATTGCTGTTAGCGGACTAGCACCCAGCGATAAAGTCAACGCAGTTTATGATATGGGTGTTAACGCTTTTTTGTGCAAACCTTTTACAGCAACCCAATTATTACAAACTATTAGCGCAGTTAACAGTTAA
- a CDS encoding response regulator gives MKDRQPNVTILMADDDDDDSLLVHDALLESRLPIKLHIVRDGEELMDYLSHRGLYTDVNKAPRPGLIFLDLNMPKKHGLEVLKELKNHPQHRIIPVIVMTSSNTEEDIYNTYNLGANSFIQKPGNFTSLVEVMKTIGKYWFEIVELPL, from the coding sequence GTGAAAGATCGGCAACCAAACGTCACCATTTTAATGGCTGATGACGACGATGATGATAGCTTATTAGTTCATGATGCTTTGCTAGAAAGCCGATTGCCTATCAAACTACATATCGTCAGGGATGGTGAAGAATTGATGGATTATTTATCTCATCGTGGCTTGTATACTGATGTGAATAAAGCACCGCGACCAGGTTTAATTTTCCTGGATTTAAATATGCCGAAAAAACATGGATTGGAGGTACTAAAAGAACTGAAAAATCACCCCCAACACCGGATAATTCCCGTTATAGTCATGACAAGTTCTAACACAGAAGAAGATATATATAATACATACAATTTAGGGGCAAATTCCTTTATTCAAAAACCTGGAAATTTCACATCCTTAGTTGAGGTGATGAAAACTATAGGAAAATACTGGTTTGAAATTGTAGAACTGCCCCTATAA
- a CDS encoding PAS domain-containing sensor histidine kinase, translating into MTKKIPGQSEQVHHWETQIKMVLEATGISIWTFDIPTNKITISDNLESLLGLEKVNYHHTYQTILNCIHSQDRELVNRTYQQVIEDGETFEIEFRVVLADGSIRWLASKGSVYCNSSGVPLQICGVSMDITQRKQIEHQRIEEAIKKSEERFKIVALATNDVLRDWDLLTNQVWWNQSVQSLFGYTSEEVYLDVNWWRERIHPDDRQRINSDLRAVIDSNKQFWSNEYRFLRKDGTYAYIFDRGYIVQDQTNKPVRMIGFMMDMTDRKRAEAELQRQNLRSQLFANITLKIRQSLQIEDILQTSVTEVQKLLQADRVLILQLNGNGSFLAVKEAVVPGLPVVLGQNINDPCFSKNYIQQYSQGRISAISDIEKAEIQPCHVEFLQQFAVKANLVVPIFRQNQMWGLLVAHQCLHTRQWTNWEIGLLRQLADQIGIALAQSLILEQETKQRQELARSNEELQQFAFIASHDLQEPLRKIKTFCERLQVTCGDFLSEQGRDYLQRMQNAALRMETLIEGLLTLSRVTTRAQPYVAVNLTQIAQEVLSDLEVSIQQTRGQIEIGELPIIQGDPLQMRQLLQNLIGNALKFHRPNQPPVIKIYGQFFNNDIDDLSVGNTYYQIIVEDNGIGFAEKYLDRIFNVFQRLHSRSEYEGTGIGLAICRKITERHHGTITAKSQPGQGAKFIITLPINSHL; encoded by the coding sequence ATGACTAAAAAAATACCAGGACAAAGTGAGCAAGTGCATCACTGGGAAACACAAATTAAGATGGTATTAGAAGCAACTGGCATCAGCATCTGGACTTTCGATATCCCAACCAATAAAATTACTATATCGGATAATCTGGAAAGTCTTTTGGGTTTGGAGAAAGTTAATTATCATCACACATATCAAACTATTTTAAACTGCATTCATAGCCAAGATCGAGAATTGGTGAACCGCACTTATCAACAAGTTATTGAAGACGGAGAAACATTTGAAATTGAATTTCGTGTGGTTTTGGCTGATGGTAGTATTCGCTGGTTAGCTAGTAAAGGTTCAGTTTATTGCAACTCATCAGGAGTACCCTTACAAATATGTGGGGTATCTATGGATATTACTCAGCGTAAACAAATTGAGCATCAAAGAATAGAAGAAGCAATCAAAAAAAGTGAAGAAAGATTTAAAATAGTTGCCCTGGCTACTAATGATGTGTTGAGGGATTGGGATTTACTCACCAATCAGGTATGGTGGAATCAATCAGTACAGTCACTTTTTGGTTATACATCCGAAGAAGTGTATTTAGATGTTAATTGGTGGCGTGAAAGAATACATCCAGATGATAGACAACGAATTAATTCTGATCTGCGTGCTGTAATTGATAGTAATAAACAATTCTGGTCGAATGAATACCGATTTTTGCGGAAAGATGGTACTTATGCCTATATTTTTGACCGTGGTTATATTGTTCAAGACCAAACAAATAAACCAGTGCGGATGATTGGGTTCATGATGGATATGACTGATCGCAAACGAGCCGAAGCAGAATTACAAAGACAAAACTTGCGATCGCAATTATTCGCCAATATCACCCTGAAAATTCGGCAATCTTTACAAATAGAGGACATCCTCCAAACCAGCGTTACCGAAGTACAAAAGCTACTCCAAGCAGATCGAGTATTAATTTTACAACTGAATGGAAATGGTTCTTTCCTCGCAGTCAAAGAAGCTGTAGTTCCCGGTTTACCTGTTGTTCTCGGACAAAACATCAATGATCCTTGTTTCAGTAAAAATTATATCCAACAATACAGTCAAGGGCGAATTAGTGCTATTAGCGACATCGAGAAAGCAGAGATTCAACCCTGTCATGTAGAATTTCTGCAACAATTTGCAGTTAAAGCTAACCTTGTCGTTCCTATTTTTCGCCAAAATCAAATGTGGGGTTTGCTAGTTGCCCATCAATGTTTACATACCCGTCAATGGACAAACTGGGAAATTGGACTCTTGCGACAACTTGCAGACCAAATTGGTATAGCTTTAGCACAAAGTTTGATTTTAGAACAAGAAACCAAACAACGACAAGAACTAGCTCGTTCTAACGAAGAACTGCAACAATTTGCTTTTATTGCTTCTCACGATTTACAAGAACCACTGCGGAAAATTAAAACATTTTGCGAAAGGTTGCAAGTCACTTGTGGAGACTTTTTAAGTGAACAAGGAAGGGATTATTTACAACGAATGCAAAATGCAGCCTTGAGAATGGAAACATTAATTGAAGGATTATTAACACTTTCACGAGTCACAACTAGAGCGCAGCCTTATGTAGCAGTAAATTTAACACAAATTGCCCAAGAAGTATTATCTGATTTAGAAGTAAGTATCCAGCAAACTAGAGGACAAATTGAAATAGGGGAATTACCTATTATTCAAGGTGATCCTCTACAAATGCGTCAATTACTGCAAAATCTCATTGGTAATGCCCTCAAGTTTCATCGTCCAAATCAACCACCTGTGATCAAAATATATGGTCAATTTTTCAACAATGATATTGATGATTTATCCGTTGGTAACACCTATTATCAAATTATTGTTGAAGATAATGGTATTGGGTTTGCAGAAAAATATCTTGACCGCATTTTCAATGTTTTTCAAAGGTTGCATAGTCGCAGTGAATACGAAGGTACGGGCATCGGTTTAGCAATCTGTCGCAAAATTACTGAACGCCATCACGGTACTATTACAGCAAAAAGTCAACCAGGACAAGGAGCAAAATTTATTATTACCTTACCAATTAATTCTCATCTCTAA
- a CDS encoding molybdenum cofactor biosynthesis protein MoaE, with amino-acid sequence MKTPCLLTKPKAEDSFGITLAPLLLEEIYTKADNPANGAVVVMSGMVRNQTDGKAVVALEYQAYEPMALQVFYQIAADIRSQWPDVNRVVIYHRIGRLKIGEISVLVAVGSPHRREAFAACQYAIDTLKHNAPIWKKEHWQDGSSSWVSIGACEQEC; translated from the coding sequence ATGAAAACTCCATGTCTTCTGACCAAACCCAAAGCTGAAGATAGTTTTGGCATTACCTTGGCTCCATTATTGCTGGAGGAAATATATACCAAAGCTGATAACCCAGCTAATGGTGCAGTAGTAGTAATGAGTGGGATGGTTCGTAATCAAACAGATGGTAAAGCTGTGGTAGCTTTAGAGTATCAAGCTTATGAACCGATGGCTTTACAGGTATTTTATCAAATTGCCGCTGATATTCGCAGCCAATGGCCGGATGTGAATCGCGTAGTCATATATCATCGGATCGGGCGGTTAAAAATTGGGGAAATTAGTGTTTTAGTAGCCGTGGGATCTCCCCATCGCCGTGAGGCGTTTGCAGCTTGTCAGTATGCTATTGATACTCTTAAACACAATGCACCAATTTGGAAAAAAGAACATTGGCAAGATGGTTCTAGTTCCTGGGTAAGTATTGGTGCTTGTGAACAAGAATGTTGA
- a CDS encoding DUF2103 domain-containing protein, which translates to MSKPTDGRLVWNHSTHLPGLIPILERLCKQNGITTVTPAVIGRVKGHAPQMKLRVSVPIRGGYKVIARQGKTVQEVFVLTQLSQDQLENAIAVAMKIS; encoded by the coding sequence ATGAGTAAACCCACTGATGGTAGACTTGTTTGGAATCATTCTACCCACCTTCCCGGACTCATACCTATTTTAGAACGTTTGTGTAAACAGAATGGTATTACTACTGTCACACCTGCGGTAATTGGTAGAGTTAAAGGTCACGCGCCACAAATGAAATTGCGTGTGTCTGTACCCATTCGTGGGGGTTATAAAGTTATTGCACGCCAGGGTAAAACGGTGCAAGAGGTTTTTGTTCTCACTCAGTTATCACAGGATCAATTAGAAAATGCGATCGCTGTGGCTATGAAAATTTCATGA
- the clpS gene encoding ATP-dependent Clp protease adapter ClpS — METRLAAIYGMASAPTVTPDRVSQVTRKTYPNYKVIVLNDDFNTFQHVAECLVKYIPGMSSDRAWELTNQVHYEGQAIVWVGPQEPAELYHQQLRRAGLTMAPLEAA, encoded by the coding sequence ATGGAGACAAGACTTGCAGCTATTTATGGAATGGCTTCCGCACCAACTGTAACACCGGATCGGGTGAGTCAAGTTACTCGGAAAACCTATCCTAATTATAAGGTGATTGTTCTCAATGATGATTTCAATACTTTTCAGCACGTGGCTGAATGTTTAGTGAAGTATATTCCGGGAATGTCGAGCGATCGCGCCTGGGAACTGACTAACCAAGTACATTATGAAGGACAAGCCATAGTTTGGGTAGGTCCCCAAGAACCAGCAGAACTATATCATCAACAGTTGCGCCGTGCTGGGTTAACAATGGCACCTCTGGAAGCTGCGTAA
- a CDS encoding type II toxin-antitoxin system HicA family toxin, with protein MNYLKILGFDGPFPGGKHQYMIKGDFKLTIPNPHQADISPSLLSRILRQANISREEWESL; from the coding sequence ATTAATTATCTCAAAATTTTAGGTTTTGATGGACCATTTCCTGGTGGCAAACATCAATATATGATTAAAGGTGACTTTAAACTCACAATTCCCAATCCCCATCAAGCTGATATCAGTCCTAGTTTATTGAGTCGAATTTTACGTCAAGCTAATATTAGCAGGGAAGAATGGGAATCTCTGTGA